The Zingiber officinale cultivar Zhangliang chromosome 9A, Zo_v1.1, whole genome shotgun sequence genome window below encodes:
- the LOC122019097 gene encoding probable calcium-binding protein CML46 — MEKIHFPETIFTIHQVLILVSILVKDLSLKSMSFLQDFVGFCTCMSVLHHDDDDEDQKQQQQLQEPPVQNAASVEGLRRGDLELILSRMGLDPSEEDEEEEDLYELLPNLFAEEEPSLEELRQAFFVFDKNDDGFIDARELRRVLSELGVRDQRLDLDACERMIRVHDRNRDGVMDFGEFVRFMEIGFC; from the coding sequence ATGGAGAAGATTCACTTCCCTGAGACGATATTCACAATTCACCAAGTGCTCATCTTGGTCTCGATCCTAGTCAAGGACTTGTCTCTCAAGTCCATGTCCTTCCTCCAGGACTTCGTCGGATTCTGCACTTGCATGTCCGTTTTGcatcatgatgatgatgatgaagatcaGAAACAGCAGCAGCAGCTACAAGAGCCGCCTGTGCAAAATGCTGCCTCTGTTGAGGGTCTCCGAAGAGGGGACTTGGAGCTAATTCTATCAAGAATGGGCTTGGATCCGAGCGAagaagacgaagaggaggaggatCTATACGAGCTCCTCCCGAACTTGTTCGCGGAGGAGGAGCCGAGCTTGGAGGAGCTGAGGCAGGCCTTCTTCGTCTTCGACAAGAACGACGACGGCTTCATCGACGCCCGCGAGCTGCGCAGGGTTCTCTCGGAGCTCGGAGTCCGAGATCAGAGGTTGGATTTGGACGCCTGTGAAAGGATGATCCGAGTGCACGACCGGAACCGCGACGGAGTGATGGATTTTGGGGAGTTCGTAAGGTTCATGGAGATCGGTTTTTGTTGA
- the LOC122020958 gene encoding high mobility group B protein 15-like, which yields MFHSHPLALVMVMVTGIEGRIMEMSDAAAAAERERGIEKRKEVALCDSDAQHAASHRAYPKPLAKYENVVADPELFKETLMKLHAEMGTKFMVPIIGGKGLDLHRLFVEVTSRGGIEKVVSEKRWREVTAAFSFPSTATNASFILRKYYLSLLHHYEQIYLFGAERWNPLNAPSNIPASSVASRRSLEPLKIYSEAQAASGKRRRNSGLSSPTYTPVIGVIDGKFEHGYFVTVTVGSEKLKGVLYHIPEQVAEQDPLASISADDGNLRSPHQHEHQPKLSLLDPNPLKQDNSGYNAFFAEQHARLLPLHPGQDTEISRIISVQWNELTETERAVFQERGMKDKERHGSEMTLCESSKPGPLVWDPLPMQQLPVKPVEEADVKLQKAGGDMKASDEDHCSSEDIDSGGGSSQVHPEIESSADVTTIIGSMCSVEPSKEGNKFELLTREDEKLSGAGSS from the exons ATGTTCCATTCCCATCCATTGGCGCTGGTTATGGTAATGGTAACTG GTATCGAGGGGCGAATCATGGAGATGAGTGATGCTGCTGCTGCCGCCGAAAGGGAAAGGGGTattgagaagaggaaggaggtagCGCTGTGTGATTCCGACGCCCAGCACGCCGCCAGCCATCGCGCTTACCCTAAGCCATTGGCCAAGTACGAGAATGTGGTTGCTGATCCGGAGTTATTCAAGGAGACTTTGATGAAGCTGCATGCTGAAATGGGCACAAAGTTTAT GGTTCCAATTATAGGAGGAAAGGGCCTTGATCTGCATCGTCTATTTGTTGAAGTAACTTCTCGAGGTGGTATTGAAAAA GTAGTTTCAGAAAAGAGGTGGAGAGAAGTAACTGCAGCTTTTAGTTTTCCATCAACAGCAACAAATGCATCTTTTATTCTCCGCAAGTACTATTTGTCCTTGTTGCATCATTATGAGCAGATATATCTATTTGGTGCAGAAAGATGGAACCCTCTCAATG CTCCTTCAAATATTCCTGCATCTTCAGTTGCTTCTCGAAGATCAttggaacctttgaaaatatATTCTGAAGCTCAGGCTGCTTCCGGCAAACGGAGAAGAAATAGTG GCCTTTCCTCGCCAACTTATACCCCAGTCATTGGAGTGATCGACGGAAAATTTGAGCATGGATATTTTGTGACTGTTACTGTTGGCTCAGAGAAGCTTAAAGGTGTCCTTTATCATATTCCGGAACAAGTTGCAGAGCAGGATCCATTGGCTTCTATCAGTGCTGATGATGGCAATTTAAGGAGCCCACACCAGCACGAGCATCAGCCGAAGCTCAGCTTGCTAGATCCAAATCCTTTAAAGCAAGATAACAGTGGGTACAATGCCTTCTTTGCCGAGCAGCATGCTAGGCTTTTGCCACTTCATCCAGGGCAAGACACAGAAATCAGTAGAATCATCAGTGTTCAGTGGAACGAGCTTACTGAAACTGAGAGAGCT GTTTTCCAGGAGAGAGGCATGAAGGACAAGGAGAGGCATGGAAGTGAGATGACGTTGTGTGAAAGTTCGAAACCAGGTCCGCTTGTTTGGGACCCATTGCCGATGCAGCAGCTTCCTGTCAAACCAGTGGAGGAAGCTGATGTAAAATTACAGAAGGCTGGTGGCGACATGAAAGCATCTGATGAGGATCACTGCAGTTCAGAAGATATAGATTCTGGTGGGGGAAGTTCACAAGTCCACCCAGAAATTGAGAGCTCGGCGGATGTCACAACCATCATAGGATCTATGTGCTCGGTCGAGCCTTCAAAGGAAGGAAACAAGTTCGAGTTGCTTACTAGAGAGGATGAAAAATTGAGTGGTGCAGGGTCATCATAG
- the LOC122019875 gene encoding GPI transamidase component PIG-T-like, with protein MAALCRRFTGFHFLLVLVSLSISSLVFGDWIGDDEGEQFTEELLLKPLPDRKVLAHFHFQSTAHPSPDSGHHHHLFPKAIAQLVQKFQIRDLELSFTQGRWNYENWGGSDPISSTNAKPPGVELWATFNVPVVEIDTTWKNLTHALSGLFCSSINFLESSTSYTTPSFVFGLNVSNIRYGALPREAVCTENLTPWLKLLPCRDKAGLATLLDRPSIYKGYYHSQKLRLTSTKLSGIILEQTLTIVLQPNIQRNSAHSLLDGAIQPSWSISSMFKRNLTGSCVLARTSRILVELEKNIVSKLEELGHGGSWSNSLLDLSPNPFRVIKEVNPFPEESNSILFEYVNSKEYEPLDVGIKWKLPFVWSSPHAPFHASRFLMGSGTERGSIAISLQSTKSDEYFRSKSNECRMQAVVFQVVPWYVKVYYHTLQIFIDQKLQNLSDVIEKIRVTPSEDKKLPGTLELVLGYPCTVQSVALTLDFDKGFLHIHEYPPDANQGFDIPSALVTFPNLHSSRIYIGDDSSVHSPLLLKFQEKNVVLSYTEVLLVPFTTPDFSMPYNVITFTCTVLALYFGSLLNVLRRRIGEEERLMRSKDANKRGLIPSIVSKITSKLRGMPGSKPLLIFAVVLSVLFHYIVN; from the exons ATGGCGGCGCTCTGCCGTCGTTTCACGGGGTTCCACTTTCTCCTCGTCCTCGTTTCCCTTTCGATCTCTTCCCTTGTCTTCGGCGACTGGATCGGTGATGATGAAGGGGAGCAGTTCACCGAAGAACTCTTGTTGAAACCCTTGCCCGATCGGAAAGTCTTAGCTCATTTCCACTTCCAGAGCACGGCCCATCCGTCCCCCGACAGTGGTCACCACCACCATCTCTTCCCGAAGGCCATCGCGCAGTTG GTACAAAAGTTCCAAATAAGGGACCTGGAGTTATCCTTCACACAAGGACGATGGAACTATGAGAACTGGGGTGGATCTGATCCAATATCTAGTACCAATGCAAAGCCCCCTGGTGTCGAGCTTTGGGCAACATTTAATGTTCCTGTTGTAGAGATTGACACCACTTGGAAGAATCTCACGCATGCCCTGTCAGGTCTATTTTGCAGTTCAATCAATTTCCTTGAGTCCTCCACCTCATACACCACTCCAAGTTTTGTATTTGGATTAAATGTCAGCAACATAAGGTATGGTGCGCTACCCCGTGAAGCAGTTTGCACTGAGAATCTCACTCCCTGGTTAAAGCTTCTCCCATGTCGAGACAAAGCTGGACTAGCCACGTTGCTGGACAGGCCTTCTATATATAAAGGATATTATCACTCACAAAAGTTGAGGTTAACTTCAACTAAATTATCTGGTATAATTCTTGAACAAACACTTACGATTGTGCTCCAACCGAACATTCAAAGGAATTCTGCACATTCTTTGTTGGATGGAGCCATCCAGCCAAGTTGGTCTATTAGTTCAATGTTCAAAAGGAACCTTACTGGATCATGTGTTCTTGCTAGGACCAGCAGAATATTGGTTGAATTAGAGAAAAATATAGTTTCCAAACTTGAGGAGTTGGGACATGGAGGTTCATGGAGTAACTCTTTACTCGATCTGTCTCCAAATCCATTTAGGGTGATCAAGGAGGTGAACCCCTTTCCAGAAGAAAGTAACTCAATTCTTTTTGAGTACGTTAACTCCAAGGAGTATGAGCCTTTGGATGTGGGTATAAAGTGGAAGTTGccttttgtttggtcttctccacatGCACCTTTCCATGCAAGCAGGTTTCTAATGGGAAGTGGTACCGAGAGAGGCTCTATAGCCATATCCTTGCAATCAACCAAATCAGATGAATACTTTAGGAGCAAATCAAATGAGTGCAGAATGCAGGCTGTTGTATTTCAGGTTGTTCCCTGGTATGTAAAGGTCTATTACCATACACTCCAGATTTTCATTGATCAAAAACTTCAAAATCTCTCGGACGTGATTGAGAAGATACGAGTCACTCCATCAGAAGACAAGAAGTTGCCTGGAACGCTGGAACTTGTACTTGGATATCCTTGCACTGTGCAATCTGTTGCCCTGACATTAGATTTTGACAAG GGCTTCTTACACATTCATGAATATCCTCCGGATGCTAATCAGGGCTTTGATATACCATCTGCTTTAGTTACTTTTCCCAACTTGCATTCAAGCAGAATATATATTGGAGATGATTCTTCTGTACATTCTCCTTTACTATTAAAGTTTCAG GAAAAGAATGTTGTTCTATCTTACACAGAAGTGTTGCTCGTGCCTTTTACAACACCGGATTTTAGCATGCCATACAACGTCATTACCTTCACCTGCACTGTATTAGCATTGTATTTTGGATCATTGCTTAATGTGTTGCGgcgaagaataggagaggaagaaAGGCTAATGAGGAGCAAAG ATGCTAATAAGCGCGGGCTGATTCCCTCGATAGTTTCTAAGATTACTTCCAAGCTAAGAGGAATGCCAGGGTCAAAGCCTTTACTTATATTTGCGGTTGTATTATCTGTTCTTTTTCACTACATTGTCAACTGA